A window of Gallus gallus isolate bGalGal1 chromosome 3, bGalGal1.mat.broiler.GRCg7b, whole genome shotgun sequence genomic DNA:
tgttAGTGCCACAGActtaagaaaagaagagaattcAAAATAGTTTGAAGTCTCACCTGTCAGAATTGACTCTgtggagcacagcagtgcatgCATACCTACTTTAAGCAACAGGGCTAAGCATTCACCCAGGGCTGGTGGTTTTATTGATATGTACATTTCATGTGGTCGATAGCATCTGTCTTCTCATTCAGTTGGAGTATCTATCCAATTTGTATAGGACCCTGAGATCAGTAACAGTAGTAACCATAATAGTAACCATcataacaaattatttttaaattatttgattATAAGCAGGTAAGTTAGtcttaaaataaaagcctgAATTTTCACACTTATTCCAAAAGTAATTACATCATTACTACTCCACAACCAAGAAATGCTGTGTGCTCCATTGCTGTAGACCACACTTCTTATTCTTGTCATGGCATGAGAAGATACACAAAATCTGCCCATTCAGTACAGTGACCAGTGTGTACAAACGTGGTTTTTTTTAGTTCTGTTAGTGGTTCTTTAGCAATCATAATATTGTTTCTTCTATGTATGTCCTTTCTGCACAAATTAATTTAGTGTTTTCTTATCCTTCTTATACCTGTTAGGTAATGTCTGACTGATTTATAAACATCACTGTAGATAAACCAGAGCAAGATGATTTGATTTAAAGGTGAACGGTAGAAGAGATGATCTTTAATACCATTTAGCATGTTATTTCACTGAAGTAACTTTTAGACGGTGCACTGGCCTCAATTTTGTTTAATGTTGTTAGTTGCAGTCATTCACtttctttgctgattttttttctagatacACAAAAATGAAGACTGCCACCAATATCTATATTTTCAATCTTGCATTGGCAGATGCACTAGCAACAAGTACTTTGCCATTCCAGAGTGTGAATTACTTGATGGGAACATGGCCATTTGGTACAATCCTTTGTAAGATTGTTATATCCATAGACTACTACAATATGTTCACCAGTATCTTTACACTCTGCACCATGAGTGTGGATCGCTACGTAGCCGTTTGCCACCCAGTCAAGGCCCTTGATTTCCGTACCCCCAGAAATGCCAAAATTGTCAATGTCTGCAACTGGATTCTTTCTTCTGCCATTGGTCTGCCAGTTATGTTTATGGCAACTACTAAATACAGGCAAGGTAAGTCTTGCTTTTCATGCTCAAATTGAATATTTCAATGTTTGAACTCCCttcttcactgtttctttttattgtagAGGTGCTGAACTAATTTCTGACCTGCAGACTGTGTAAAGTTATGCCAAAAGCCATCTTTAACAATTTTGCAGCTAGCCCTACTTGACTAGACACAGCATTGCATATGATCAGTCTTTGATGACTGGCAGCTCCAGAAGGAACCATGAGAATCCTGCTCCACACAattactgcagtgttttcaaaaGCATCCATGCCTACCCTTCTGGACAAGAgggccagtggtatcctgacatacattaaaaaatgtgtgtccagcagatcaagggaagttaccctcttcctctcctctgccTTGGTATGGCtgcatctggagtactgtatcaGTACTGCACAGGAGGCATTGTTTTACTCAGTATATTCCTGCTGAAGTTGGCAGTCACAGACAGTGGCTATATGTTTTCAACTCTGCCTTGCAGGGATAGTGCAGAACTTAGAGCATGTTCTGAAGCACTAGTGCTCAGAGATCTTCCTTCAAATGACAGCATTTCAACATATATCAAAAACACTCCATAGTGCATGGTTACCAAGTATCATATCATTCTCTTCCCTTTTGCGCTGAAATACCAAAATTTGCTGCAGATATGGTGGTTAAATCATCACCAGGCTTTATATCAAAAGTGAGCCCAAGTTTAGGCATTTATGACAATTcaactctttttcttctgaaattctaCATGGAATTCCAAGCAATATAATGCAAAGGAGAATGTGTTACTttttgggtttatttttctAACTGAAGCTTCCTAAATGTTTCGCAACACTGTGTCCTATCTCTGTGTGTACCAATGACAGATTACAGATTGTTTCATTTTAGTTATTTACGTAATAAAAATTCATCTATTTGCttacagtattaaaaatatatatatatatttaaaggaaagcaaatataaaACTGTCCGTTTtgttctctgctgttttcttctttctctagGCTCTATTGACTGCACACTTACATTCTCCCACCCTGCTTGGTACTGGGAAAACCTACTGAAAATCTGTGTGTTCATCTTTGCCTTCATCATGCCAGTCCTGATCATTACTGTGTGCTATGGGCTGATGATTTTACGCCTAAAGAGTGTCCGCATGTTATCTGGCTCTAAAGAGAAGGACAGGAACCTGCGAAGGATCACAAGGATGGTTCTTGTAGTGGTGGCAGTGTTCATCATCTGCTGGACTCCTATCCACATTTATGTCATCATTAAAGCCCTGGTCAACATCCCAGAAACTACTTTCCAGACTGTCTCCTGGCACTTTTGTATTGCTTTAGGTTATATAAATAGCTGCCTCAATCCAGTCCTGTATGCATTTCTAGATGAGAATTTCAAAAGGTGTTTCAGAGAGTTCTGCATCCCCACCTCCTCAACTATTGAGCAGCAAAACTCCACCAGGGTCCGACAAAATACTCGTGACCATGCTTCCACTGCCAACACTGTGGACAGGACTAACCATCAGGTATGACTAGCAGTGGAGATGTCATCTCTGGATCCGGGCCTCCCGCTTGGAGATGACATGTATTCTGAAGTTACGGTTTATACTGATTTGTAGCTATTTAAAGGTCTGAATACCTTCGAGGCTACATTTGAAGCTGGTGTAGTCATACACATTGACCCCAGTTATGCATGGTGTTGGTTCTTTTCTAGTCTAGTTGGTGCCCAGATGCTGAGCTCTTTGCTTTCAAAGGTACCTCGCATGGTTGGGTCCAGTGTGCGTGTGTACACACAACATCCAAAACAGTGTGTTTCATTTGCAGAATGTTTACATCAGGTGAATGTTTTGAACAGGTTGGAAAATAATCACAGATTTCTCTATTCATACTCCTTGTTTACTCCTACAAGACTGCTAtgtctctcttctgctgtttcattagtgaattgaaaagagaaaaagctgtgCATATACACTTTTTGATTAACGTACAAGGAAGGCCTACAAGGCCCTATTTCTGCTGAAAGGGTTGTAAGAAGTAGACTAAAGTCTTCTGCATGCAGTTCTTGTGCTAGATCATTATCTGTGTTGGCTAGTGTGGGttttgagatatatatatatttatataaatataaaaatatgcgTACATGTTAAGGAGTGTTGTACCATTTTGCCATTTAAGGTGTACAGAGCATTCcttttctatgaagaaaaagCCTTTGAGGAGTAGAGGTTTTGTAGCACAGCAGAcaccaagagaaaaatatcaagAATCTCATTTTCATTCAGACTGTATTTTCTTAGCTTTTGCAAAAAAGTCTTTTTGTTACATATCTAACATTCATGTTCCTGTGATGATTCCCAAGTTGCCAAACCACATTGCTCACTGAACATCaagcaaaacataaaagcaaattatAGCATTCTAGCAAAGCAGTACTAGAAAGGGTTTTAATCTTCTCTGGAATTCAttgaagagaagaaaggcaCAAGCCTAGTTCATTCCTTGCCACATCACCTTTTGTTGGAAGATCAGCAATATACGTAAGTTGCTCTTACATGAGCTTCTTGGCTGCCCCTTCAGCCACAAGCTAAGCACCTTCTTGAGGTGCAGAAGTCAGTGGCTTCTGTGTGAGAAATAGCTTATTTGCCAAACATGGGACAACGGGAAGCCCGTAGTGCAGTAGTAATTGCaccagaaaagaggaagaaacaggcTGAAGGGAGAGGAATAAGGTGTACTAAGCATCTGCAATTAGTGATGTCATTCACAAGCACCTGATTCGTACATGCTAAGCTGTGGCCTGTGATGTCAGTTAGCACCTGCGTGGtctttaacagaaaatattaagaCCTTCATTGTCCAAAGAACTGATCCAGTTTCAGACTTGTGTTTTTTCTCACATGGAACAGGTTCTCACTTGGAAACTGGGGGGGATCTCACAAGGGAAAGCTGTGATTGTTATCAGTCTTACCCCCACTTCAGTGGTGGAGCAGTATGGCCAAATGTGTCATGGGCCcatacatgtatgtatgtatgtacatagTATTCATTATATGAAGCAAAAGTTTATTTGATAGATTCAGCTCTCACTAGTGCATTTGTGATCCTCAGTGGAGTCAGTTTTGTGCACATCTGACAACAGAATTTGATCTTTACCTAGTAAATGTCCATCATTTTACAGTGCAGTTTGGAGGCATATATCTTcaacatttatttataaatcttTTTATAAATTTTAGAAGAGCTGTAGCCTAAATTTCTACCCTTAGCAAAAATTATTATCATACTGGCAAAGGCTGATTAAAATAAAGCCTATTTCACTATATACAgagcaaacagaacagaagatgATCCTTCCCAAAAAGATTACAATCTACACCAAGGGACAGAGTCACCTGAGGTAGGGACAGAAGTTAGCTTTTCAATGGCGGTAGGGAGCAAGCTAATCACACAGTTGGAATTTTGGCTGAGTGGTTTTACTCGTTTCCTTCAGTGAGTAGCAGTGGAATTAGTTACAGATAAATAAAGCATACTGAAGAGAACTGAAAGGGAAGATGATGGAGGGAAATGGAGCTGACAGGaagaatgcagaagagaaagggGAACGTCAGGAATAACATCAGGCAGAGGCAGCGAGGGAGGAAACTGAAGTGATGATGTACATGTAACAAAAGTGTGTTCACAACTGTAAGAAATTGTGCAACTTCCCAGCTTTCCCTGCTTCTGTAACCCTTCCTAGCAACTTGCTAGCAGGTTTCCCTGAGGCCATGATGAAGAAGACTTACTTGGAAACTCCTGTCCTCATAGATGTGTTTTCATAGTCTGGTATTTAAGAGAATTTGATGTGGCCATAAACAGGCTCGATTGTTTCCCTCACCACCATTCAGCAATCCTTGCTTTGGCAGATGctgccactgctttctttctgccaGATATGCTCTCTAGATCAGACCTCAACCTTCTCACTGTGGCACTCCCTGGGCGCAGCGCACCAGATAGCAGCAGCAGTATTTCTCATCCTCTGCAGAGGCAATGGAATACAACCACAGCAAGCCGTGATCACAGCTGAAtattaaacttcatttttatattttcttctacaaCAAACTTGTCTGTAAGAGACAACACTTTTGGTGTCTCTTACTATCAAAATGACTGAAAGGTTGCACGACTTCTACTCTGAGGTGGTTCTCTGAGTAGTACTGACAAATGTAacattgtgtttattttagaCAGAAAAAGCCCTAGAGTGAAtgcagctttttctctcagaaaaatgtgaaatagcACTTTGCTCAGTCGGTGAACTTCTGTAAATTCTATTGACAGGACATTCTTTTCACAGGTAAGTGCTTTCTGTACAGGCAAGCCTAGCCAGCATATCTGTATTGATCTAAGTACACTGGCAAGCTCTTTCTTGTATAGATAAGGCCTTGGAGAGCATTTGCAATGAATTCTAATTGCACAACTGTATAGTTGTGGGCACAGTTCaagttattttcaaagaaacagcTGTTCTGCAAGTTGCTTTTTTTGCCAAGTGAGAATTCTTACTCCTGCTAAAGGTAATGAGAATTGCAGGCACTTAATCGCAGAACAGCTTGGGGCCTCATACTCTTAAAGCACTCAAAATAAGCATTCACTTGTGGAAATAACAATCGTGTTTTCTATCAGTGCAAAAGCAGGAACAGCAAACACAAATGTTCATATTACTCTGAGTTTAGATATTTGCCTTTGGCTTATTTCATGGGTCTTTGAGGTTGCTGAAAGGTTTTTCTGGTTTAAGAATTTGATTACTTTTTATCAGCATTTAGGAAAAGTACAAAACAAGTTCTGACATCCCCCAGAAATGCAGCACTGATGGTGTGAGCATTTATAAAAATTGTATGTGCTTGGTGAAGTAATTTGTTCCTGAGGGAGAAAAGACTGGTGGCTAATCTGGCATCCAGATATAGAAATATAAAGGATATTGAAGtaaagaaaaactatttctaagttgaaacaagaaaaaaatttaaaagcgGGTTTAACTAACAGAAAAAAGTACTTTCTTACATGTTAGTTTTCCTAGCGCTCTCTGACAGCTTACGAACAAATATGGGGAGTACTGGTGAGTCCTGTGCAGAAACCTGATAAAAGCTGTATGGATTCTACAACTTCAATCTTTAGCAGGTTTCACATCTACCTGTTTTAATGAAGGACCTTTCTATGTGTTATTAGAAAGTTGGCATATGTCCGCTGTATATAATATGGTGCTCAATTATAAAACACTGATTTCTTATAAAAACTATTTCTGTCAATTCTATAAGTTTGTATTAGTTTAGCAGATTCTTAAAAACTAGGCTTTCTTTTGTGGCTGAGTTGCACTGGCATAGGACCCTTATAAATCTTCTACatagcagagaaaacagaatattttccagACAATTTAATTAAAGGGGTTAACAAGTATAAACAATGCTATGAGGACTGAAACTAATTAAATGAATCCtaaggctgcatattttttgtgATGCAGTCCTTAAACTGAACGTTAGAATGAATGGAcatcagaacatttttttttccataagagCTGCATATtctattacagaatcacagaattctgTAGTTCACAGGAA
This region includes:
- the OPRM1 gene encoding mu-type opioid receptor isoform X1 is translated as MAVAYLLGNGSAPLLAGALEVPFGANASAAACRPAVPPCAAAPPGAWGNSTAGWNRSEPCGGANGSAGGGPCAPAGGGGPSVVTAIAIMALYSVVCVVGLFGNFLVMYVIIRYTKMKTATNIYIFNLALADALATSTLPFQSVNYLMGTWPFGTILCKIVISIDYYNMFTSIFTLCTMSVDRYVAVCHPVKALDFRTPRNAKIVNVCNWILSSAIGLPVMFMATTKYRQGSIDCTLTFSHPAWYWENLLKICVFIFAFIMPVLIITVCYGLMILRLKSVRMLSGSKEKDRNLRRITRMVLVVVAVFIICWTPIHIYVIIKALVNIPETTFQTVSWHFCIALGYINSCLNPVLYAFLDENFKRCFREFCIPTSSTIEQQNSTRVRQNTRDHASTANTVDRTNHQRCFLCMLFVCQNLTGSSRTTRWKFKSSSLTKIACSITSEGKYFLQ
- the OPRM1 gene encoding mu-type opioid receptor isoform X2, giving the protein MAVAYLLGNGSAPLLAGALEVPFGANASAAACRPAVPPCAAAPPGAWGNSTAGWNRSEPCGGANGSAGGGPCAPAGGGGPSVVTAIAIMALYSVVCVVGLFGNFLVMYVIIRYTKMKTATNIYIFNLALADALATSTLPFQSVNYLMGTWPFGTILCKIVISIDYYNMFTSIFTLCTMSVDRYVAVCHPVKALDFRTPRNAKIVNVCNWILSSAIGLPVMFMATTKYRQGSIDCTLTFSHPAWYWENLLKICVFIFAFIMPVLIITVCYGLMILRLKSVRMLSGSKEKDRNLRRITRMVLVVVAVFIICWTPIHIYVIIKALVNIPETTFQTVSWHFCIALGYINSCLNPVLYAFLDENFKRCFREFCIPTSSTIEQQNSTRVRQNTRDHASTANTVDRTNHQLELQEAETTPLP